The nucleotide sequence ACGGTTCTCTGCACAAAGACCAAATGTTCGTTCCTGTGGTGACCAACGCTTTCTTACCCTCCAAGGCTTTTCGCACCGTCGATATTTTTCCCACCATGCTCAAACTTTTAGGCAAACCAATCCCCGCATATCTGGACGGCAAGTCTTTAATTTAAACTCTGATTCTGCGCAAAATCATTATATTTAAAGTTGCATTCTTTTAATGATTTTGTATAGCTCGCGCGGTTATGTGAATGAGCATCCGGCTTTGCCGGTGCGAATGAAAGGGGTGCGGGGGGAAGGAGCCACGAAGTGGCGAGTCAAGGTCCGGCTTTGCTGGACCGCAAAGCAAATTCGAAGAATTTGCGGAGTCAATGGCCCCCCCGATATTATGAAAATCGGTGTTCTTCTTAAACAGACTCCTGACACGGAGACTAAAATCAAAATCAAGTCCGATGCCACAGGCATCGATGAATCTGACATCAAATGGGTCATCAATCCTTTTGATGAATACGCCGTGGAAGAAGCCCTTCGTTTGAAAGAGGCGTCCGGCGGCGGAGAAGTGGTGATTGTAACGGCCGGCGTGAAACGATCTGTCGATTCCATGCGTCAGGCGCTTGCGATGGGGGCCGACCGCGGTATTCGCATCGACACGGAAGGCGTTTCCGTGGATAACTACACTACCGCGTTGATGCTTTCCAAAGTCGTGTCTCAGGAAAATTTTGAAGTTGTTTTTGCCGGCAAACAAGCGGTGGACGATGATGGAGTGCACGTAGCACACGGAGTTTCTGCGGAATTGGATTGGCCTTGTGTGTGGCCCATCGAACATATTGAACTGGGCGCTGACAAAAAATTGGTTAAAGTTACAAGACCGGTTGGTGGTGGCGTCAAAGAAATTTTGGAAATGCAACTGCCGGGAATTATTTGCTGTGACAAAGGAGAGAATGCCCCGCGCTACGCTTCTCTTCCCGGTATCATGAAAGCAAAATCAAAACCAATTGCGGAACTTAAGGCCGCTGATCTTTTAGGTGGCGCCACACCCCTCGTGCAATTCACCCATTTTGCCCTTCCTCCGGAAAGAAAAGCCGGAAAAATTTTAAAAGGGGAACCCGAACAGGTTTGTGCGGAGTTGGTGAAACTTTTACATGAAGAAGCAAAAGTAATTTAAGAGCGCGCTCTACAATTTATGCCAGGCATTTTAATTTTAGCGGAAAAAGAAGACGGAAAACTCAAAAAGTATTCGCGTGAGTTGGCGAGTAAAGCGGTAGCTCTGGCAAAGAGCCTCAATGCCCCTGTTTACGGGGTGGTGATTGGCAATCAGGCATCTGCCGCCGCAGAAGAATTGGGAGCATTTGGTGTGCAAGAGGCTACCGCAATTGAAGGCCCCGGCGTTCAATCTTATACTGGAGATGGTTATGCAAAAGCCTTACTCCCTCTCATTCAGGAATTAAAACCCCAAATTATTTTGGCTTCAGCTTCGGGAATGGGAAAAGATATTTTACCCCGCCTTGCCATGAAACTCAAAGCGGGTTTGGCCACCGATTGCGTGGAACTCAGCATTGAAAATGGAAAATTAAAAGCAAAGAGGCCCATTTTTTCAGGCAAAGTTTTTGTCGATGTTACTTTTTTAAGTGATGTTCAATTAGCCACCGCTCGTCCCAATTCTTTTGCCGTCACTGTTGTTGATGCGGAAAAAAAAGCGGCTGTCAAAACAATTCAGTCTGCCAGTGAGGGGGCGCGCGTTGTGGTGAAAGAGGTCAAAGAAGCGGAAAAGGGGATGAAAGATTTGACGGAGGCGGACATTGTTGTTGCGGGTGGCAGGGCTTTGGGGAGTAGTGAAAATTTCAAAATTATTCGGGATTTGGCGGACACTTTAGGAGCTACTGTCGGTGCTTCCAGAGCGGCTGTTGATGCTGGTTATATCTCGCACGATCATCAGGTGGGACAAACCGGTAAAACAGTTAATCCCAAACTCTATATCGCCTGTGGTATTTCGGGGGCCATCCAGCATTTGACGGGGATGCAGTCCTCCAAAGTTATTGTCGCCATCAATAAAGACCCCGAAGCCCCCATTTTCAGCAAAGCCGATTACGGAATTGTGGGGGATCTCTTCGTTCTTCTCCCCATTTTGACGACTAAAATTAAAGAACTGCTTGGTAAATAATGAATGTGGTGAAAAAGTTGTGTGAGTGGGTTTTTGGGTTTAGCGCAGGCAAATTTAACAAAAGGGGTATAAAGCCAAAATTGCCGAGCGATAAGCGGGCCCGACGGGTGGCCTGTCGGGAACCGCGGCCCCAAAACCCTCTCACACAACTTTTTCACCAACCTATAATTTAAGGGGGAAAAAACATGGCAACGAAATCAGGACCGTTCACCGCTTCATTTCTGTGGGAGCCCGTTGGCAAATGGGATCTTTTCATTCCGGAAGAATTAAACAGCGAACAAAAAGAGCTGGCCAAACTGACGCGCGATTTCATCAAAAATGAGGTTGAGCCCAAACGCGAAGCCATTGAAAGCAAAACCCTGCCCACGCTGGTTCCCTCTTTGCTGAAAAAATGTGGTGAATTGGGTCTGATGATGGCCGAAATTCCGGAAGCCTACGGCGGTTTAGGACTGAATAAAACGACCGCAACCGTCATCGCCGAAAATGCGACGGGTTGGACTTCATTCATGGTTCCCTTGATGTGCCACACCGGCATTGGAACAATTCCCATCCTTTATTACGGTACCGAAGAGCAGAAGAAAAAATATCTTCCCAAATTGGCCACCGGTGAATTCATAGGGGCCTATGCCTTGACCGAAGCCGGTTCCGGCAGTGATGCGTTAGCCGCCAAAACAAAAGCTGTTTTGTCTCCTGACAAAAAATATTATATTTTGAACGGGGAAAAACAGTTTATCACGAACGGCAGTTTCGCCGACGTCTTCACTGTTTTTGCGAAGGTAGATGGCGAACAATTCACCGCGTTTATCATCGAACGTAACACATCGGGATTCTCCGTCGGAAAAGAAGAAAAGAAAATGGGAATCCACGGTTCGTCAACCGTTCCGGTAATTCTTCAGGATTGCAAAGTGCCGGTTGAAAATGTTTTGGGTGAAGTGGGCAAGGGACACCGCATTGCTTTCAACGTGTTGAATGTAGGGCGCTGGAAACTTGGAGCCGCCTGTATGGGGGGTTGTAAACGCCTTATTGAATATTCCTCCAAATATTTAAAAGAGCGCCATCAATTTGGAAAACCCATCGCCACTTT is from Deltaproteobacteria bacterium and encodes:
- a CDS encoding electron transfer flavoprotein subunit alpha/FixB family protein, with the translated sequence MPGILILAEKEDGKLKKYSRELASKAVALAKSLNAPVYGVVIGNQASAAAEELGAFGVQEATAIEGPGVQSYTGDGYAKALLPLIQELKPQIILASASGMGKDILPRLAMKLKAGLATDCVELSIENGKLKAKRPIFSGKVFVDVTFLSDVQLATARPNSFAVTVVDAEKKAAVKTIQSASEGARVVVKEVKEAEKGMKDLTEADIVVAGGRALGSSENFKIIRDLADTLGATVGASRAAVDAGYISHDHQVGQTGKTVNPKLYIACGISGAIQHLTGMQSSKVIVAINKDPEAPIFSKADYGIVGDLFVLLPILTTKIKELLGK
- a CDS encoding acyl-CoA dehydrogenase family protein; this translates as MATKSGPFTASFLWEPVGKWDLFIPEELNSEQKELAKLTRDFIKNEVEPKREAIESKTLPTLVPSLLKKCGELGLMMAEIPEAYGGLGLNKTTATVIAENATGWTSFMVPLMCHTGIGTIPILYYGTEEQKKKYLPKLATGEFIGAYALTEAGSGSDALAAKTKAVLSPDKKYYILNGEKQFITNGSFADVFTVFAKVDGEQFTAFIIERNTSGFSVGKEEKKMGIHGSSTVPVILQDCKVPVENVLGEVGKGHRIAFNVLNVGRWKLGAACMGGCKRLIEYSSKYLKERHQFGKPIATFQALREKLANDNIRTYLLESIIYAYASSLDNAWSELDKSSPDYYKLVMKKIKGLNIEASIAKVFGSETAQLVADDAVQMYGGYGFIQEYPPEQFYRDGRINRIYEGTNEINRLLMPDTLMRRAMKGSVDFMGVLQNVLAGLKSGYPTTDASEPLAPWIDQLDALKRLTVYFCGVAAQKFMEKLKDKQSLLITMADLMTESYVIHCGLERALKIRKLLGEDKSKLAEEMTMAYMSEKIPELIGRVRQNLFNIAGGDEKEFGSYEKALSRLIQPKCAPTETIKETVAARVLEKETYAV
- a CDS encoding electron transfer flavoprotein subunit beta/FixA family protein, with translation MNEHPALPVRMKGVRGEGATKWRVKVRLCWTAKQIRRICGVNGPPDIMKIGVLLKQTPDTETKIKIKSDATGIDESDIKWVINPFDEYAVEEALRLKEASGGGEVVIVTAGVKRSVDSMRQALAMGADRGIRIDTEGVSVDNYTTALMLSKVVSQENFEVVFAGKQAVDDDGVHVAHGVSAELDWPCVWPIEHIELGADKKLVKVTRPVGGGVKEILEMQLPGIICCDKGENAPRYASLPGIMKAKSKPIAELKAADLLGGATPLVQFTHFALPPERKAGKILKGEPEQVCAELVKLLHEEAKVI